The Capsicum annuum cultivar UCD-10X-F1 chromosome 1, UCD10Xv1.1, whole genome shotgun sequence sequence tatataaaaattcaaaatccatcatttttatttgttttacattttaagaatctttatatatgaaataaataactaaaaaatattaaatgagtACCAATTCATACAAATATcttgagttttaaaaatattattaagttgtgaaataaataaatttaaaaaactttGAAGAggaccaaataaaataattcaaaccttAAGGTTTATGACACTTGGATGCATCAACTACTTTATTGATGAATAATGTGCATAGCATTACCAAAGGAATTATTTACCATTAAGTTGTgtgattatctaattttttattatgtgaTGTAATAATTTTTCTCGTACTTTATCATAtatcaaataaagaataaatataatttattttctttttttgtaagaAAGACACAATAAGTATAAAATTAAAAGTACATAATTAAATTGTTCTTCaatgataaatatatcatgtttatttatttttttaaaaaaaataaggacaaaattttagttaaataaattttataagttaaatgaatctatttattatatatatataaaaaaaaattaatgacatgTCATGCCAACTAGGagagaagaaatatttttgaagtgtcaagtatattttgaagaaaattgggatagttaagtgatatttttatcctaaaagaaacaaaagtgatatttataggtaatttttaaaacatgaatgacTATCCACGGAAATTACTCCTTTTTAGAGTCAAATGATACAAATATTAACCAACtttttaagatgtatttcttaatcaaattgaaaaagaaaaattataacttatagtacttttcatgtattttttgaatatctaaattttaattttaaaaataattaaattaatctaatctaatttagttttaaaacttaattaaattaactcATATAAATTAGGGCAGcaatttaaaaggaaaatatccttactttttttcttttccttattcatgataaaatatttagaaaaattaatGTATATATGGAGAATTGATGTTGGtaggttattttttttcttatgttcatgaaaagaGTCCTAAAACATATGAcatgttttatccctttttccTAATAAATATTTGGAGATTTAAACTCAATAATATTAATATCGAatcctttttgattttttgaatgtTCCAACTTTTatttagcacatttatatgtttGATTGATTATGTCGTTCTTCttcatttgtttattattttgttttgtatgaaggtgaaaatcattttcaaatcaagCTATATTATCTAAATAggtatatcattttttttaaccTTAATTATTATCTTctgataatttttattaattaatataaaagtgAGACACAcctaataaagataaaatgtcaGAGCAATAAATTGACTTGGAAATTCTTGCTCTAAAATGACAAAAAGTGACCTGGGGCATAcgagtaaatattttttttgtttccaaaGTATCCCCATAGCCGGCTACGGGTAAATACTTATTGCAAGGACATACACGGCTAAATACTTTTGAAATTGGtctattttgtatatttttttccttattaatttGTACTATTAATTTgtacacaaaaatttaaaattcacttAAATAATGTAGTATTATAAATGGTGCTTGAGTTTtcgaataaaaatttaaacgaaatgcgtatttttttttaaaaatgaatgttgatattatttagttatttatttgaGAGGAAAATGCATATTTTCCTTTGGACGGAATGGTTCCCACTTAAAGGCGGATCTAGaatttaaaatctataaattttttgggcaaaataaaaaatcaaatatagtggctTAAAAGGTTAGAACCCACACAATCAAGAGGCCTATAAAACATTAGCAAGCTCTTTATCTGTCATTAGATCAATAAGATACTTCATTTAAGGATCTCCAACTTATAATTATATTCTTAATATTTACTAGATTTctcaatacaaataaaaaatctgTACAAATACTGAATTCCCAGAAACCACCACCACCCACCTTAGATTTGCCCTTGTTCCCACCAAAATGGCAAAAGCACCTGTAAGATAAAAAGGGCATGCTTGTTGAAAACGCTTCATCAAAAAACTATACTAtctatataattaaaattattttttatgcatagtAAATATTGAATTTCCTTCGACTAGTTTGTATgtttaactttttaattttaaaatcgttaatgaaaattttgaatccACCACTGAACCACCTATCGACCTCAATTAAAGTGCATGGGCTTTTCATTTCAATCATTTTACTATTATCTGTATAATACGCTTTTTCTTAGTTGATTTTCTAAAAGAATAATATGGAGTATATctttataaatgaaaataatctatttttcaaatttatttttatattctcaaaataatttacaatGACACATTTATTTTAACTTATTGAGAAATACACTAAATCACTCCTCAACTTGTCAACAAAACTCACTTTAATACTTTAactttatggataattatttatttcctaaacaattttcaaatgaattttaaacCACTTAAACAATATCATACCACTTTCACTATAAAAATTGCAGTACACATGCGTCATGTTGGAGCCACATCAGAACCACGTAAATAAATTATCTTATTTAAAGAATAATCCCCCcaaccaatataaaaaaaaatcttaccccTAAGCTTTCTTCTCCATGCCCCCCTATCTGCAAGTTCCAACACCCTCCCCCCCCTTTCTTTTTTTGAGTCTACAACTCATCGCCCAATCCCCCCCACCTCCCCTTTTTATTCATCTGTAAACCCCATCCttcctccccaccccaccccattcCCATTCCCTCGAAATTCGGATTCGATCACTTTTTGaggttcattattttttattttgaactcaatcattgaaattttgatttttgaaaaaatattttgctaTGTATTTGATTGGGGTGATTAATGTgggtaagaataaaaaaaaataatcattgaaattttgattcataaaaatattttactatGAATATGATCGGAGATGATTGATGTGTAGGAgtggaaaaaaaatagagaaagaaaaaaagaggggcGCTGGGGTGTGAcgaagaaaaaggaaagaaaaattgaggttaaaaatttaaaagtaagcCCCACCTCTTTTTTGTCATTTACGTGTTGAACTTTATAAAATTTGTCACGACAACTATTGTGGTTGTATAAAATTcactcaaaaattatttttaaaaaaataataattataccTAAAATTAAAGTGTTAAAATGGATTTTATGAACAAAATAAAAggtgttttgatgtattttctctaaattatttttagatcTAGTCAAACAATGTCAAGTACGACTTTATACAAAGGACAAAGTTGACATAGATGGACCCAACCTTCTAATTCTAGGAATCTTCAAATGTTTATGGCTGAATACATATACATGCCCCTCAACTATTCGACTTTTTTCATACAGGCACCTTAATTAAACCATGTACCTATTGAtccctttactccttcacaaaacATGTTAATTGAGAATAATCGCTGACATGGCGTGTCATGTGTAACACACTCTCCAAATAGAGAGTGAGAAgccataattaataaaaaaattaaatataaaaaacccCAATCTATCAAAGAAAgatacataaaatttaaaaaaaaatagtaccatcttcatctctttctccatatcttcttctccattaatggcTACAACCAAGAAAAAGAATACCAATCCAATAAACACTCATATACAATAAGCAATTTGTAAAATATTATTAGTAAGTTGTTAGAAAAATCATACtcctatatattttttacttgattacgttaaaaaaaataattaatcactTTGTTTCTCATAACAGTGACGTTTCATTTGCAAAAGATTTTTGTTAAGAACTTCGTCCAATAATTAATAATGTAAAGCTTTTGGGTTTAAAGTCTCACAATTTTTATATTTGGGGTGTCAGTCGGTTTTATTGCCAAAAGAATTTTTCGACAAGAATTTAGTTGGTGTAAATAAACCAAGTGTTGAAGTACCTCCGTTAGCTAATCCATCGATGATTTCTATCTCACCGGTGAATTCGCAGAAAATTGATGGTTCAGCTACAGCCACTCACTTATCTACACCATCAGGAGTCGTACGAAAAGATTCATCATCGGTGGCGAATGGGAAAATGCTGTAAGATTATTTTTGGGTTTATGGTGCATAGGAATTTATCTATTgacaattaattaatttaatcagtgtaattattttcttttctgcCAACTTAAATTTTGTTTCTACTAAATTGACGAGGGGGTGTGGAAGAGAAGGACTGCGGGGGGTGGGGTGTGTTatgtttttcttaatttaaatttaattatattaaaaaaacacttttataattattttaagttaaaataacaCGTGTTATTATTTAATTTGCCATTTTTCCACGTCACTGCTGTGTGTATTACagacattttataatttttgccACGTCAGCAGATTTGACTCAATTGACACattttgtgaaggagtaaaggtTTCAATAGGTACATAgcttaattgaggtgcctatatgGAAAAAGTCGAATGGTTGAGGGACCTGTATATGTATTCCATCTTGCCAGAATTATTTAAGCATGCATGCATGTGAGGTTTTTTACCACCAATAGAAAGTGGAATTGCGGGTCCTACCTTTTTGTTTTAATCACAAATCAACCAAACAATAACTCTCTCGGGATAGTTTGACATTTagacactttcaaaacttattttagcATTTAGACACAAGTTTTGGAAAATTAGGTGTTTAGACACATTTATGACATCATCCATTCTTTCATCCAAACCAACCACAGAAGTTTTAAACTTTACACTTTAGTCCCCCACCTcatccatttaatatttaatatttcccACATTTTTTATATTcccataattttttcatatttcctattataatttagaaaattttccaaGAAGCCACCAATAGGAGCTCCCTTTTTCACCAATAATTTCTGATTTTGGCGACTTTTTTGGCCACTTTTCTGATGAAAAATTGTTCATCACAACTGAAAATCTCCATTCTTCATCATTGCCTCCATTGTTGTTACatcctttttgaaaaaaagggaaaaaattacACCATTTCTACTAGCTCGAAAAGCTTTCCAAATTAGCTCAATACCCCGTCATTggatatattttagttgtttagAAGGCCTACACATACATTTTTCCATCCCAGTGCTTGAAGGGCAATGATTATATCAAAAATCATTCGATTCGCATCTTTGTACGGACGTATTGGTACCAGTGATTGACCAGTCATCGACCATCTATAAATCTAAACCTTGATCTATTATCGACTGGTGCGGTCTATTATGACAGTAACTGAGGTAGTTGTCGTGGGTGGTAATTATATGGGTGCGTGGGAGGAGGGTCCCAACTACTAGAGGTGGAAATCATCTACAAAGGAGACATCGCCCATCCCACTGCATCACAATGGATCGTATGATGACATGGTTCAAAGCGTAATTGAGAGCGGAGAATTAGAATGCAAGCCAAAGAACATTGTAATTTGCTATTTAATGAATGAGCAGGGTAAAATGCATCCCACGTTCATAAACAATGATCGGCATGTGTCGTTATACATGTTGGATGTCGCTGCCGATGGCTCTAGGTCATTATTGAGGATAAATATTATTCCGAGGTCTCCAACAATCCCGCCACCATAGCCGACAATGAACAAACATAATTCATTTGAAGATGAGAGTTTGGATGGTTATCCACTGGATTCGGAAGATGATTTAATGGAATTGAAAGATTCAATTTTCTCAGAAGAAGGGGGAGAAGAGTGCGAATTGAGAGCACAAACCAACCACACCTTCTCCGACGGAACTAATTTTTAAGTAAATCAAACATTTAGTAGTAAAAAGGAGCTGAAATTATTGCTGGACGTAGCAGCTGTGagaaattcttttgattatgctACGTTGAAGAGCCGCAACAAATTCCTCAAGGTAAAATGTGTTTGTCCTAGCTGCAGGTGGATGTTGCGGGCGAAGAAGTATGAATGCACAGGTAGAttcatcatctataaatacatcGGTGATCACAATTGCGGTATCAAATATGCTACCTACTGCCATAGAAAAATATCATCTGAAGTCATTGCATCTCTGTGTGTGAACATGTATTGCAAAGGAGAGGGTTCGGACACTAGAATGATTTGGAGGATTGTGTTCAAGAACTTGAAAGTAGACCAAGCTATTGGAAATGTTGGCTAGGGAGGGTGATTGCCAAAGAAATGGTTCGAGGGACAGCGGAGCACGAGTATCGCTGCCTTCCCACTTTTTCATACATGATTGACGCTCTTAATGTTGGCACTACCTATTCCATCATGGTAAACAAAGTCGATTATAGATTTATGTAACAAAGAGCATGagcttggttttgaaaaaaaagagcAAGGCATATTTCCCCGGCAACAGGTTTGACGTGATAACCACAAATATTACCAAGTCGCTGAACGCTATGTGTTGATGAAAGGGAGTACCCCGTGGCATCCATATTCAATTCGATTGCCAAGAGGTTTGGTGAAATATTTAGGGAGAGGCGTGCCTACATCCTCAAATGTAAGGATAACAAATTTGCTCCCGTCGCCAAAAAAATCTTAAGAGATAATATGAGTGAGGGCGATAAGTTCTATGTGGAGAACATAAGTGGGGACGAAAGGCAATACACTGTGTTTGGAAGTGGATCTACAGCCAAAGTCGACCTACGGGAAAGGTCTTGTTCGTGCAGGAAGTTTGACCTGATCAAAATACCATGCGATCACGCGATGGCCGCTTTGCTATCAAAGTACGGTGATGATTATGGTTTGAGTGTCTATGATTACTCTTCGCCCCTGTATAAAGTGAAAGAGTACCTCCTTGCTTATTCAGAATCAATTAATGTTGTCCCTTTGGAGTACGAATGGTGCGTGCCACAAGAATTGCTAGATGTAAACATTATTCCACCACTCGTGGTCACTAAGCTcggaaggaagaaaagaaaatgcgttaagggaagaaaagaaaatgcGTTAAGGGTGTGGGAGAGACTTTCAAGCCAAAGAGGAGGAACAAATGTTCATTGTGCAAGAGACCTGGGCATAAGAGAACCACTTGTAATAACAACAAATCGTAGTTAGTCTTGTATGAATTTGTGTTTTTCTAAGTCATGACAGTGTAGTATTTTGAGTACCCTTTAGTTGCCTGATTAATGCCAGATTTATCAAGTTAACTCTGCGTCTATTATCGACCTTTTTACAGTATTGCATATGTTATGTGTTCgatctatttttttattctttatttaagacATGCTATGTAATTGATCTCATACACAGTCTATTAAAAATCCTAAATATTCAAAGGGACAGATGTGAACAGTTGAGTATTTATTACACCTCAAAAAAGCTACGGCACGTCTAATCAGACGTTGCGTCGATTGGGTATACACTACCTCTCTTTGATTTCCACCATTCAAACGTCTATCAACCAAACGGCGGGAAGACCAAAGGGTTCTATTTTGATCTATATAAACACCCATCTACTCCACCCAAAATTCattttcattaacttaaaatcAGATTTAATTGAAAAGATGCCAGGCATTCCTCTGAGACCCAGAAGGAGGATCAACCTCTCCCGTAACTACGACCTTCTCCTCCCCCGTAATGACTTCAACCGCCTCTTCTATGGACTAGGGCAGGATCGAGAGCATGTCTACTACGAACTCTGGTGGATTGTCCATTTTCTACAGGTGATTGTGGAGTGGCTCAACATGGGGCCGGAGGAGATGATCACCCCCCACCATCCCCTTAGTTTtaagtatttatgttttttttttgttttaatgtcATTACAATGGGAAGCTTTCATGGTTAGGTTTATGTTAGATGAAAGCTTCTTTATTTTGTAGTTTTTGTTTGCATTTTGCTGTAAAAATGGGTCTACCATTGCAATaaagaatgaatgaatgaaatattttagtttttcctaTATCTGTCTCCCTTTAAATTTCTGCAATTTTAGACTCTTTTGAATTTATGTACAATTTCCTCTGTTACAACACGAATCTAACAGttgtaaattaatgaaaaattaatttttgttttctgCATTTGTCTCCactgtaatttttagaaaattaatttttgatgttagaagatgaatcaaaGGGTTGTGAGATGTGAATTTAATTCTTGGTTaattcttgtttctagtttaattcTTGTTTCCTGCATTTTTTTCCACTGTAATtttacattttttccttttttagaatttttgcatGAGATCAAAGTAGAAGATGAACAGGACAATAATCAGACgtcaaattaattcatatacgCCAATAGAAAATTAATCTGGTCTATCCACGACtatgttaatttatataaaattaaatgaaaagtcGATGAGGTTTATTCGACACTTATATCAAGGTCAATGCTCGAACAAATACATATTCGATGCATTAAACAATACCTCTCCATCGATTGTGTTCATTAAATTTCATAGACTGTACGCGTTGTAAATAATATACAGTATTGGTTTATTGCTCTTAGTAGCAtagttggaaaataaaaaaaaattaatcaataaaataataaataattaaattttatgcagTTAGAGGGgcttgaacaagtcatgtgaCAGTATGAGGTTGGttgtttaaccaaaactcatcaCCTCACATCTTGTTTCACTactttcaatttatgtggactctcatacgatcacatgacttgtttaggctcacTCGATTGCATAAAAtgcaattaattattatttaattaattaaataatccttttcaaaatatgtgcttGTCAAGGTCTATAAATATGTGTCATAGTCTAGTGCATGTATTAATGAAGTTGTACAAAATCTATGCTAGACTATGCTTAGTTATGTCCTCAACCTGATATAGTATTCCGTAGATGCTTAACTAGTTCTACAAATAAATCACTAGACTGTGCTAGTTATTCATAGATcataactagcacatattttgagaaggattaattaattaatagaataatcaataattgaattttatgcaatcgaatgagcctaaacaagtcatgtgatcgtataagagtccacataaattgaaagtggtgaaACAAGATGTGAGGTGAAGAGCTGTAGTTGAACAAATGAATTAtccacaacatacttgtgctttagGTAAAAATTTCCCCAAGCATGTTTGTTTTTCATGcactacccatcctcacacatcattgatcaccttattcaatttacgtggactctcatacgatcacatgacttgttcaagatcctttaattgcataaaatctaattatatattattttattgattaaaagttccttctcaaaatatgtgctagttatgATCTATGAATATGTAGCACAGTGTAGTGAGGTTATTAAGAAATTAGCTCTTAGTATATTCTAGAATGTCTATCTATTCGGTTAAGCATCTACGAAAATTCTGAGAAGACATCGATTATAAATAAGGTCTATGAAACAagaccaataataaaaaaataaaaatgttagaTTTTTACAATGGTAAAAAAGTACACGTCAAATCAACACCCAACGATAATATCTCACTTTTTTATTCTATAAAATAAAGGTTATTTTTTTGTTAACACTCtcactttttttttgctttaatttttgttaataaCTATCATGTCTCAAGCATCCCAAAAATCAAATGCAAAAGTGTCCTACATATGTCATTGTGGCAATCCAGCTGTTTTTAGAACGTCACACACTGATTGGAATTTAGGTCAAAAATTCTTTAACTATGCGGTTGGAAAGGATAATGGcggatgtttttttttttaagtggcttGATGAAGACTCACCGACGAGAAGCCCatcgacatcaaattttcaaagcCCTTTTAAGTTTTATATTCTCCAAATGCTTCGagaatctaaagaaaatagagatcTACTCATGACATTGCTAAAAGAAGCCAAAGATAAAAGGGATTACTTGAAAGGACtgctaaaataagttgaaatggAGAGGGATCAAGTAAAGCAAAGGCTAATTTTGgctgaggaaaaaaaaaaggcctaaaaaatttattgtatgaTTTGTTACTATTGTTGACTTTTTGAAAAGGTGTAATAGGGATATAGGAAACTGAATAAATAGACGTAAGGTTTCTTAAATCAATCCTAGgtgtaatctataattaatagagaattaTGTCTACGTCTTTTATGATCGACCTCTATAAACCATAATAGTTCTAGtaagtaaattcatgatttactcAATCGATAGTATGTTAAGTCTATAAATTATAGAGAACAACTTCTATTGTGTTTCCAATCAATCACTATAAATTAGGACAATAGTTGAACTGGTACTCAATGAAACCAATTGTTTAATCTAACGAGACaatgaaataactcaacattATTTCATCAGTAAATGCCATCATTGACATgtcaaatatatgtaattcaattatccataaagaacaaatcactaaaaatatatgtgaaatatatgtaattcaattatcactaaagaacaaatcactaaaaaaaaaaaatcattaagaaAGTTGTTTGTTCCAAATCCATAAAACTACTTGTTTTCTTGATTGACAcatccacttctttttcttcctgctttttcttctcttcttcaacttcttatcattttccttctcttcttcttctactgatttcttctcttcttcaatgtTTTCAACCTCCTGTTCGACCACTGATTCTTCTTCAACTCCCTTCTCGTTtctgtcttcttcttcttcttctgttttttttcaccatcatcttttgttttctcctaattttcttcttcttcttcttcttcttcttcttcttcttcttcttcttcttcttctgctgctgctgctgctgctgctgctgctgctgctgctgctgctgcttcttcttcttcttcttcttcttcttcttcttcttcttcttctgctgctgctgctgctgctgctactgctgctgctactgctgctgctgcATTCTCCTCTTCCGTTTCTTCTTATTGCTTTtcttcttcacctttttcatctgcTGCAGCCATATCCATCACTGCGACTGTAAGTTCTGTGAGGTTTACTTAATTCCAGCTAAGAGAGGGGGCTATCAAGGTGCACTGTATTGTTTTGAAAGGATTACTAAACATATGCAACAAAATTaaattggaagagaaaaaaataaattaatttaccttcttcttgttgcctcttcttattcttctcgatTCTCCGCAGCCTCTCATCTCTAACAAAAGAACAAATATTCAATAAACTTTTCTCGAGCAAGGCAACGTGCTCACGAAGGTCATTGTTATTAGAAGCGTCTGGTGAAGTTTTGTGTCCACTTGAAGCAGCATGATCACAAGCACGTGGTGGACTTGGAGTATAATAGTGGCCACCCAAATCTTCGTCTTCGTCCACGACCTTCGCTGATGAAGTCAGGATAGTCATGCCTTTTAGCTGCGCCTTCAACGCATTGATGGATGTATCCTTAACTTCGTTCGTGTATGACTTAAAAGTTTTCATGTATCTCTGCTCCATATCACGGACAGTAGGGGTAAGGTACGGGTGCACaatctacaaaaaaataaaaataaattataagacattcactaatataataatattagtatcatatcataataagtataaattTACCTTTGTGTTGTTTTCTCTGTACTTAAATGGGTTGCCTTCCATTATGTTGTCGCACTTCGACGTGTACCATCGAAGAAAACGAGGAATGGGCAGGGGAGAATCCAATGACTTGCCGGTGTACCTACCTAGATGAGGAAAGACCTCATATATCCAAACCTGCAATCAATAGAAGCACAAGTAAGTCTACAGTGTCTATGTATTACTCAATAAATATGTATGagtctataataaatcaataggcTTGTTGATTATAAGTACTAGAAATGCCCAGGGAAAGCGAAATAACGCATACGATGCATTATTCCTCTTGACAAAAGCTTCTTTCTGCTTGGTCAGATCAGTCTTCTTTTTCAGATAGCTCAAGGTCAGCTTAAATGACTCTTTTCCCCATAGACACCCCCCGAAGAATTCTAAATCAGCCGTCATCTTGATGTGGTCCACATCCACCTTTTTTGACGGGTTCTTTGCTAGCAGCATCGTGtgcacaaaccaaaccaaaccaaaacacacttcaacttttgttgattaTTCAGCATATTACCTTTCATCAGGCTAATCAACTTTGCAGCAGTGATGCTCTTGTTCTTTTTCACCTTAAAATAAAAGCTTTCTCCATTTTGGaggactttgttcattttttattcacgGGGATATGCTGAATAATTCAGCCCCGTAATCAAAGCAAATTTCTTTAAGCCGAAACAAGTTGGCTTACCATTCACACAAAACCAAATTTCATGCAGTTTTTTTTATACATCGCAGCAACATATAATGAACCATCTGtccattaaacttaaaatgttCTGAAATATGCCTCAAGTGTCCGAAACATGTTTtcttaaaatcacaataaaattTTTGTTCAACAAGAACCCGTCTAAACTCTCGATACACGGCCATTCTTGCACTTATAGAAATCTTTGCAGGAAAAGAGCCAAGATCATCCATCCAGATTGTTAGGCCGTATGACTCAACGGAGATATCTCTCGCACAAATTGACAAGGATAGGGATCCTCCTCTCCGTCTTCGCTATCTCTTCTATCCTCACCATCCCCGctatcactttcactttcttcttcgCTTTCCTCCTCGCTTTTACCTTCGCTATCCTCAGCATCCTCTTTCTCGTGTGCACTACTTTCATCATATTCGAAAATATCGGCAAGGACTCTTGATTCGGTTTTCGACTCCGATTCATCGACTATGAGTTTTTTTCTCTTGAAAGTTTTCAAAACTTCTTCGGATTTTCGCTTCCTGCTGATAGAAGCAGTGGAAACAAACCTTTTAACCGCTTTATGAACTCTTCTCACCATTTATGATCTACAGCAAAAAATGAATCTGTAGTGGTTGATTTATCGACCACTAgtctattaaaaaaatgaataaatgcaGTAAAAACAAATCTGCAGTGGTCGATCtatcgaccactggtctattaagaaaaatgggaaaaacatCTCACATCAAATATGCAATTCAAGTTCCAACATTGGTAGTGCAATtcacaagaacaagaacactaTTAAATGGGTCCAATTcagtacaaaaaattcaaatcaaacgtaatataactacaaaattgaaaaaattccTAATCATTATCCAAATCAAAACTCGATTAAACATGCGAAATCGACAATGTTAACTAAAAACACTCAAATTTTGACTGATTGAACGAAGAACAATgtaatttttgtcaaaatcgaAGAACCCCAACACAAATCGTCAttgaaaaaattagtaaaatgaaTCTAGAACTGATTGAGGAAGAAAATTACACTTACCTGAGCAagacaaattcaaaaatttcgCCTGAGGAAGCAAGAATCAACTGAATTGTTTTGTTTGAAAAATTAGGAACCAAAACGGGAGAAGGAAGGTTTTGAGGAGAGACAAATGTgtagttaaaaatattaaatgattttaatgtaaatattttaaaaatgaaaaaa is a genomic window containing:
- the LOC124898801 gene encoding glutamic acid-rich protein-like, whose product is MVRRVHKAVKRFVSTASISRKRKSEEVLKTFKRKKLIVDESESKTESRVLADIFEYDESSAHEKEDAEDSEGKSEEESEEESESDSGDGEDRRDSEDGEEDPYPCQFVREISPLSHTA